The genome window ATTTGTTTCTGCCTGTTCTCCCTTTATCCTTGCATTCATCGGGTTATCTAGATCTGCTATTGTGCCGATAATATACCTCTGCAATTCTGATCTTGGTAAATCTAAATCCATTATAAAATCACTTGTTGTATTATAAATATCTACTGTCTCAAGCAAATTGGGGTCGCGATAAGAATAAAAAAATATATTACCATTCATATAGATGTTTATCCCTCCACCATATGCACCACCTAAAACTCGCAAATTTCTCCATAAATAGGTTAAATTCAGTATTTTTGCTAGCACCAGCATCTGCCCGGAAAATTCATAACCCATTTTTTTTAGATTACCGCCCTGTACTACATATAAGATGGAATTACTATTCGTAAATGCTTCCTTGCTGATATCATTATTTATCTGAAATTCAAAAGTCTCTACTTTGTTCCCATCTGGTAAATCGAAGTTTAAAAAGGCATTAGAAAACACTTTCATCGCATCCAAATCACCGGTTAATCCAACAACTAAATTTTTTCGACAAAATAGGTTATTAGCAATTCCCTTCATTTTTTGAATAAATGAGTCATACCTTTGTTCAAAATCCTTTTCCAATTTTACGAGAAATTGATAGAAAGAAATTCCTCTTAAGTGTTCATTGATATAACCTAATGCCGTTAAACTACTATTAACTCGAATAGCCGCAAACATATTACCATTACTATTTAATTGTATTTTCATATTGCTCACTAGATTGCCGATAAGCTCTTTCACTTTTTTCTTATTATCAAATTCGGTTTCAGTTAGAATATGATGAACAAGTTTCAGAGATTTTTCCATATTTTTTTCCATTGTTCTGACTTTAACCGCTACTTTATGAAGGCAGGTATCAACGCTGCTAGAGTACAAATAGTTTTCGAATGAGACTATCCCAATTTTCATTGCAATTTCGCTTGCCAGCGCCTCACTAGTATATTCTGAAGTTCCTAATTTTCCTAACAATTCAGTAAATAATCTATAGTAGGAAATATCATCTTTTCCATTTATTGCATCGAAATAGAGATTATAGTAAACTACTTTTTTTGTATAAATATCATGGAATAAAACCTTAGAACCGTTGCATTCTATTTCCTGCAAAGGCAGATCAGCTGGTTTTGGGTCAATGTCTGACAACAGCAGAGTAGGCAATGTCTCTTTTGCTTCATCACTATCAGATATAGATTGAAATTTATTCAGTTCAGCATTCTCTTGAATTAAGGCTTGTAAATCTGCTTCTTTCATACCATCTTTAATCCTCTTCAATTTTACTTGTTCCTGTAAATATTCTATATTAGAAAGTTGCTTTGACGGCTTGCATACTACGATAGCAGATTGCTTCCCATTTAATAAGTAATTTTCAATAAACCTTTCAAAATATGGCTCGCTCAATGCAGATTTTACTGTTTCCAAACTATCTTCATATTGGAAGGCTTTAATAAGTGGTTTACCTGCAGCCCAATTGGATGCGGCGTTAATGCCATGAAATAACCCTTCTGGAAAGGTACCATAGTCTGCTTCTCTTAACTCAAATTCAGTTGATAGTATAGCAGCTTCGATTAACTTTTTATCTATCCCCTTCTCCACTAATTCTCGCAAAGTATCCTGGACAATCTTGATAAACATGTCTTTGTTTTCGGCATCCCCATTACTGCAGCAAATAGCAAAAAGCGGATATTTAAGGGAAGAATCAACTAAACCAAAGGCATCCTTTCCTAGTTTTTCTTCCAGTAATTTTTTTCTTAAAATTGCTGAATTTCCTTCCAGCAAAATTTTATTTAAAACATTTAGAGTGATACCCAAATTTTCATCAGCTTTTTCCTCCACCTTACACGCAAAAGCTAAGAAGGTATTTTCTTCTTCTATCTCCTTTTCAGAAATCGGATACTCGCTAGTAAATTCTTTCCGTTCTCCTTCGAAGATCTTATCAAGTGCTAAAGGCTTATTCTCTTTCCTTTCAAATTGACCAAGCACTTCATTCAGCTGCTGTAGTCTCTCTTCAATGTCCATAGCCCCATAAAGATAAAGAAGACTATTGGAAGGATGATAATAATCTCGATGAGCTTCCAAAAGCTTTTCATAAGTTAAGTTTGTAATCTCCTTCGGATCTCCGCCAGAAAAATTGGCATGAGGAAAAGAAGGATATAAAGCTTTAAATAAGGAGTGTATAAAACGTTGCTGTGGTGAAGATAAGGTACCTTTCATTTCGTTATAAACAATTCCTTTGTATATAAGCTCATTCGTTTCCTCACTATAAGCTAAATGCCATCCCTCTTGAAGGAAAATTTCCTTTTGTTCATGTAACTTCGGAAAAAAAACCGCATCTAAAAATACATCCATCATATTCGAAAAATCTTTCTTATTTACACTTGCAAGAGAAAACAGTGTTTTATCAGGATAAGTAGAAGCATTTAAATATGTTTTCATCGATCCTTTCATCAATTCAACTATAGGTTCTTTAACTGGATATTTCTTCGAACCACTAAGTACACAATGCTCCAAAATATGAAAAACACCTGTATCATCCATTGCTGGTGTACGGAAACCAATCGAAAATCCCTGATGCTCATCATCATTATTTACCCATATTACCTTTGCGCCAGTTCCTACATGCGTCATTATATAGACATTTCCGTTAATTTCTTGTATATATTCTTTCTGTTCTATACGAAAACCGTTATATTCCTCCAATGTTAGCCCTCCAGTTGTTATAAAGTCTAATTTCCATACGTCCACTTGTATCTAGAATTCACTTGTTCTTAAATAATAAAGTTATTCCACCTGCAATAATCCATAGTTCTTATTAAGTCTTTTTTTTTCTAAAATTCTTTATCTATCAAACTATCCACTTCACTTATGCAAATCAACAAAGCCTTTATAATAGGCATTTTTCTCACACAAATCATTATGTGTTCCCTCTGCTACAACATGGCCGTTATCAATAATGACAATGTTATCTGCACCTTGAACGGATTGTAAGTTATGTGCTATCTTAATAATCGTCTTCCCATCCATTAAATTAGCTAGCGCTTCATTGATGTATCGTTCAGATTTTGTATCTAAATTGCTAGTTGCCTCGTCTAAAAGTAAATAATCAGGGTTGAGAATGAGAGCTCTTGCAATAGCAATCCTCTGCTTTTGACCACCCGACAGCCTGCTTCCTGCTTCCCCAACATCTGTATCAAAACCACTTGGACAGCTTTGAATAAATTCATAGGCATTTGCAAGTGTTGCAGCTCTGATCAGTTCCTTCTCGGATACTTCTCTTCTAGCTCCATAAAGGATATTGTCCCTAATAGTACCAGATAGAATAGGACTACTTTGTGAAACATACACCATTGTCCTTCTCCATTCATCTAGATGGATATCTTTTACGTCCTGCGAGCCGAACATAATTGATCCTGCTGTCGGTTCATAATATCTGGTAATGAGATTGAATATGGTTGATTTTCCAGCACCATTCCCACCTAAAATGGCAGTTACCTTTCCTTTTGGAACAGTAAAGCTTACATCATGTAAGATTTGGTGCTCATTATAGCCGAAGGCCACATTTTTAAAAATAATATCTTCTTCGCTTGGTCCAATTGCGATTTTTCTCTTGACCTGTTCTTCCTCTGCTTCCATGAGATTTGCAATGTTTGCAGTGGCGCCTTGTGCTCCCTTAATTGTCTGAAATTGCGACAATAGTTCATATAAGCCTGGCAGCATAATCATTGATAGATTGTTAAAAGTAACTAAATCACTCGTTTTAAACGTCCCATTCCTAACATAATAGGCTCCTACTGCAAAAATAATAATCATAGAGAATGTAGTTATTAGGTTCCCAACTACTGCTTGAATTCCCCCCATAAAGGTTTTATATAGATCTGCCCTATACCTCGTTTTTATTGCTTCAATTCCATCATTCAGCTCCTCATCCTCTGTAGCTTGAGCTTTTATATGCTTCATATTAATAAGATGTTCTGAAAAGTAATCTGTCATTACACCATAGGTATGAAAGATCTTATATTGGATATTAAATTGAAGACGACCGATAAGCCAAAATATGAAAAATACCAAAGGAATCATTAATGCATACGTAAATGTAAGGGTTGGATTTAATGAATACATACCGACTAAAGCTCCGAGAAAACTATATAGAGAAGCAAAAATACGAGTTACGATACTTGTTGCATCACTTGCAGTAGCTGCATCGTTCGTTATTCTTGAAACCAAGCCGCCCTGCTTTTTCTCGTTAACCACCTTCATCGTTGTTTTTAGAATTTTGTTTAAAAGAACAAATCTTAAACTACGATTTACTTTTTCATTTCCAAAAAGTTCTGCTCCACTTTGAACCATTCTCGCCAAAATAGTGGCAATTGTCAGTCCGACAAAAACATAAATTGCATTATCTTCAAAAAATTTGCCTATTTGTATTTTAGTTTGAATTGGAGCTAGTTTTAAAGCTATCCATGTTAGGGATAATCCCGATAAAAATGATAAAATATATAAAATCCATGGTATTTTTATTTTTGCAAATATCTTCAAAAATGGTTTCCACTTCATTTTTAACGTTGTTTTAGAACTACTCATCATCTCACTCCTCTCCATGCTTCTCCATCATTGCGCGATAATAGGCATTTGCTTCTATCAATTCTTCATGCGTACCGAAAGCAGAAACTCTTCCACTTTCTAAAACTATTATTTCATCAGCAACTTGCAAGGACTTTGAATCATGAGTGACCATGATGACAGTTCTCCCCTTCATTAAATTTTTCAGTCCAGTTAAAACCTGGTCTGCTGTATTAGCATCCAAATTTGCAGTTGCTTCATCCAGCAAAAGATATTTCGGGTCTTTCAAAATAGCTCTCGCAATTGCAAGCCGTTGTTTTTGCCCTCCCGAAAGATTATTCCCCATAGTTCCTACCTCAGTATCCAAGCCACTCTCTAACTTTTCAATAAATTCATAGGCATTTCCGAGTTTTGCGGCTTGAATAATTTCCTCCTCCCTTATTTCACGTTTGATTCCATAAAGAAGGTTTTCTCTTATCGTACCGGACATGATCCCACTATCTTGGGAAACATATGCAATGGATTGACGATAATGTTTGAGAGAAAAGCTATTAATATTTTGGTTTCCTAGTGTTATCTCACCCTCTAAAGGAGCATAAAACCTATCTATAAGATTTAAAATGGTTGTTTTTCCACAACCGCTTAAACCAACTAATGCCGTTATATTTCCTGCTTTAAAATTGCATGAAATATCTTTTAAGACTTGCTGTTCTCCAAAATTGAAGGAAACATTATGAAGCATAATATCTCCCTGAAGCAGATCATCATCTTTTCCTGTATAATATTCTTCTTCTGCTTGCTCTAAAAGTCTGCTGATTCTATCTGTGGCTCCTTGTGCTGT of Niallia circulans contains these proteins:
- a CDS encoding insulinase family protein, with the translated sequence MEEYNGFRIEQKEYIQEINGNVYIMTHVGTGAKVIWVNNDDEHQGFSIGFRTPAMDDTGVFHILEHCVLSGSKKYPVKEPIVELMKGSMKTYLNASTYPDKTLFSLASVNKKDFSNMMDVFLDAVFFPKLHEQKEIFLQEGWHLAYSEETNELIYKGIVYNEMKGTLSSPQQRFIHSLFKALYPSFPHANFSGGDPKEITNLTYEKLLEAHRDYYHPSNSLLYLYGAMDIEERLQQLNEVLGQFERKENKPLALDKIFEGERKEFTSEYPISEKEIEEENTFLAFACKVEEKADENLGITLNVLNKILLEGNSAILRKKLLEEKLGKDAFGLVDSSLKYPLFAICCSNGDAENKDMFIKIVQDTLRELVEKGIDKKLIEAAILSTEFELREADYGTFPEGLFHGINAASNWAAGKPLIKAFQYEDSLETVKSALSEPYFERFIENYLLNGKQSAIVVCKPSKQLSNIEYLQEQVKLKRIKDGMKEADLQALIQENAELNKFQSISDSDEAKETLPTLLLSDIDPKPADLPLQEIECNGSKVLFHDIYTKKVVYYNLYFDAINGKDDISYYRLFTELLGKLGTSEYTSEALASEIAMKIGIVSFENYLYSSSVDTCLHKVAVKVRTMEKNMEKSLKLVHHILTETEFDNKKKVKELIGNLVSNMKIQLNSNGNMFAAIRVNSSLTALGYINEHLRGISFYQFLVKLEKDFEQRYDSFIQKMKGIANNLFCRKNLVVGLTGDLDAMKVFSNAFLNFDLPDGNKVETFEFQINNDISKEAFTNSNSILYVVQGGNLKKMGYEFSGQMLVLAKILNLTYLWRNLRVLGGAYGGGINIYMNGNIFFYSYRDPNLLETVDIYNTTSDFIMDLDLPRSELQRYIIGTIADLDNPMNARIKGEQAETNYFINNTYEQRLKVRQEVINTTIDDLRSLSEMFKALLGKQSLCVVGNERKIAENNQLFDYSYPLFS
- a CDS encoding ABC transporter ATP-binding protein, which codes for MSSSKTTLKMKWKPFLKIFAKIKIPWILYILSFLSGLSLTWIALKLAPIQTKIQIGKFFEDNAIYVFVGLTIATILARMVQSGAELFGNEKVNRSLRFVLLNKILKTTMKVVNEKKQGGLVSRITNDAATASDATSIVTRIFASLYSFLGALVGMYSLNPTLTFTYALMIPLVFFIFWLIGRLQFNIQYKIFHTYGVMTDYFSEHLINMKHIKAQATEDEELNDGIEAIKTRYRADLYKTFMGGIQAVVGNLITTFSMIIIFAVGAYYVRNGTFKTSDLVTFNNLSMIMLPGLYELLSQFQTIKGAQGATANIANLMEAEEEQVKRKIAIGPSEEDIIFKNVAFGYNEHQILHDVSFTVPKGKVTAILGGNGAGKSTIFNLITRYYEPTAGSIMFGSQDVKDIHLDEWRRTMVYVSQSSPILSGTIRDNILYGARREVSEKELIRAATLANAYEFIQSCPSGFDTDVGEAGSRLSGGQKQRIAIARALILNPDYLLLDEATSNLDTKSERYINEALANLMDGKTIIKIAHNLQSVQGADNIVIIDNGHVVAEGTHNDLCEKNAYYKGFVDLHK